In Helianthus annuus cultivar XRQ/B chromosome 3, HanXRQr2.0-SUNRISE, whole genome shotgun sequence, a single window of DNA contains:
- the LOC110927935 gene encoding EG45-like domain containing protein encodes MASIRIYSSILIVMSLLSLGSSETGVGTINDPPYLPSACYGYQDQGVMIAAANQDLWQGGAVCGKYFQVTCTGALNQGVPHPCTSTPTVTVMITDFCPPPGCKGNLDLSHEAFSTIADPSAGGVKISYQQV; translated from the exons ATGGCATCCATAAGAATTTACTCTAGCATTCTCATAGTTATGAGCCTTTTAAGTCTTGGATCGTCTGAGACTGGGGTTGGAACGATCAATGACCCTCCATACTTAC CGTCAGCTTGTTATGGGTACCAAGATCAAGGAGTAATGATAGCGGCTGCGAACCAAGATTTATGGCAAGGTGGAGCTGTTTGTGGGAAATATTTCCAGGTGACATGCACAGGTGCACTCAACCAAGGCGTGCCACACCCTTGTACGAGCACCCCCACAGTGACCGTAATGATCACTGATTTCTGCCCGCCTCCTGGTTGCAAGGGCAACCTTGACTTGTCACACGAAGCCTTTTCTACCATTGCTGACCCAAGCGCTGGAGGAGTCAAAATCTCATACCAACA GGTGTAA